A single window of Pseudoduganella plicata DNA harbors:
- a CDS encoding carbohydrate ABC transporter permease — protein sequence MKRDAIRDIAAVPVRRKPRKLTPARIGVYGFLVMAALFFLVPLYVMLVTSVKPMDEIRLGNLFALPASPTLAPWRSAWQTACTGLECEGIRGGFWNSVRITLPSMVLSIAVGAVNGYALSFWRPRGANALFAVLMMGAFIPGQVMLYPLVRALAAVDLYSTLPGIVLVHVIFGMPMMTLLFRNYYASLPEELFKAARVDGGSFWRIFLELMLPMSTPVIVVAAIMQVTNIWNDFLLGLVFAGSDNLPMTVQLNNIINTTTGERLYNVNMAATILTSLVPLALYFLSGRWFVRGIAAGAVKG from the coding sequence ACGCCGGCACGCATCGGCGTCTATGGCTTCCTTGTGATGGCGGCGCTGTTCTTCCTGGTGCCGCTGTACGTGATGCTTGTCACGTCCGTCAAGCCGATGGACGAGATCCGGCTGGGCAACCTGTTCGCGCTGCCGGCGTCGCCCACGCTGGCGCCGTGGCGCAGCGCCTGGCAGACCGCCTGCACGGGACTCGAATGCGAAGGCATCCGCGGCGGCTTCTGGAATTCCGTCCGGATCACGCTGCCCAGCATGGTGCTGTCGATCGCCGTCGGCGCCGTCAACGGCTACGCGCTGTCGTTCTGGCGGCCGCGCGGCGCCAACGCGCTGTTTGCCGTTCTGATGATGGGGGCCTTCATTCCGGGCCAGGTGATGCTGTATCCGCTGGTGCGGGCGCTGGCCGCGGTAGACCTGTACAGCACACTGCCGGGCATCGTGCTGGTGCACGTGATATTCGGCATGCCGATGATGACGCTGTTGTTCCGCAATTACTACGCCAGCCTGCCGGAGGAGCTGTTCAAGGCGGCGCGCGTGGACGGTGGCAGCTTCTGGCGCATCTTCCTCGAGCTGATGCTGCCGATGTCCACACCCGTCATTGTTGTCGCCGCCATCATGCAGGTCACGAACATCTGGAACGACTTCCTGCTGGGTCTTGTCTTCGCCGGCAGCGACAATCTGCCGATGACGGTCCAGCTGAACAACATCATCAACACGACGACGGGCGAGCGCCTGTACAACGTCAACATGGCGGCCACGATCCTCACGTCGCTCGTGCCGCTGGCGCTGTACTTCCTGTCGGGGCGCTGGTTCGTGCGCGGCATCGCGGCCGGCGCGGTCAAGGGATAA
- a CDS encoding ABC transporter ATP-binding protein produces MANVSIRNLGIQLGANRIIEALDLEVRAGEFIVLLGPSGCGKSTLLHSIAGLNDAAAGSIEIGGRDMTYADPKDRGIALVFQSYALYPTMNVEKNMSFGLRIAGTPKAEIERRVNRAADMLQLGPLLKRKPAQLSGGQRQRVAIGRAIVREADVFLFDEPLSNLDAKLRTELRRELKLLHRQLGATMIYVTHDQVEAMTLADRMAVMKGGVIQQFDTPDAIYRHPETLFVATFLGSPGMNLFRGRIARREGRTLFTDGHLTLDVTGYPFRQSPVDGLACVLGVRPEDVSLRADGPFHGGVTLVEAMGAHRVVWLDHHGTQLAAIVPDGQPGGGAFALRADNVSLFDEASTQRL; encoded by the coding sequence ATGGCCAATGTCTCCATCCGCAACCTGGGCATCCAGCTGGGTGCCAACCGCATCATCGAAGCACTCGACCTGGAAGTGCGCGCCGGCGAATTCATCGTGCTGCTGGGGCCTTCCGGCTGCGGCAAATCCACCCTGCTGCACAGTATCGCGGGCCTGAACGACGCCGCCGCGGGCAGCATCGAAATCGGCGGGCGCGACATGACGTACGCGGACCCGAAGGACCGCGGGATCGCCCTGGTGTTCCAGTCCTATGCGTTGTACCCGACCATGAACGTGGAGAAGAACATGTCGTTCGGGCTGCGCATTGCCGGCACGCCGAAGGCGGAGATCGAGCGGCGCGTCAACCGCGCGGCGGACATGCTGCAACTGGGCCCGCTGCTCAAGCGCAAACCGGCCCAGCTCTCGGGCGGGCAGCGGCAGCGCGTCGCCATCGGCCGCGCCATCGTGCGCGAGGCCGACGTGTTCCTGTTTGACGAACCCCTGTCCAACCTGGACGCCAAGCTGCGCACCGAACTGCGGCGCGAGCTGAAGCTGCTGCACCGCCAGCTGGGCGCCACGATGATCTACGTGACGCACGACCAGGTGGAAGCCATGACACTGGCCGACCGCATGGCCGTCATGAAGGGCGGCGTCATCCAGCAGTTCGATACCCCGGATGCGATCTACCGCCACCCGGAGACCCTGTTCGTCGCCACGTTCCTCGGTTCGCCTGGCATGAACCTGTTCCGCGGCCGCATCGCGCGGCGCGAAGGCCGCACGCTGTTCACGGACGGGCACCTGACGCTGGACGTGACAGGCTATCCGTTCCGCCAGTCTCCGGTCGACGGCCTGGCGTGCGTGCTGGGCGTGCGTCCCGAGGACGTCTCCCTGCGCGCGGACGGGCCGTTCCACGGCGGCGTCACGCTGGTCGAGGCGATGGGCGCGCATCGCGTCGTCTGGCTCGATCATCACGGCACCCAGCTCGCCGCCATCGTGCCGGATGGCCAGCCCGGCGGCGGGGCGTTCGCGCTGCGCGCGGACAACGTATCGCTGTTCGACGAGGCCAGCACACAGCGGCTCTGA
- a CDS encoding TonB-dependent receptor, which yields MKRLTRTTLALCIAALGNDARAQAGAQAATPAPDGQGGTMERIVVTANRRDQLVQDTPLAVTAFTQDTLQNNQVKDLASLTSMVPSLVVEPHSDSGGVHVYMRGVGSANHTELGDPAVAFYVDGIYLPRPQGATALMYDLSHVEVARGPQGTLNGRNSTAGAVNLVSAAPNTTKTMGSFSVTAGDRHRIQAQGMINIPFGDNVALRVAAIKDSHDGYVDFARGSNVPPGADKYGAQDQAGARATLLWKITPNLRANLIADYYEDKGAGNIYLAQEPAAGQDRWSAVIDTPGTLNQSITTYKTKWNWAANDWLDVQYLGSWSRLKRSNASDADAGMFLGFKAENRTEWGQFDSHSNELQLRSAGTGPVEWVAGLFEFGEKNRIRFDIDRSQISEAALRQDLAAGNVIFVQPTVGEYASAMSFIQGDRQLKSKAVFAQGSYSFNEQYKFTAGARYTKDHKFDKGGQNWACPNWPDNAPRGTTVLTPNQIAQLVTPGTGLINTHNIGPGGQVAVANCGNTPGDNTADLKYGQATWLGRVEYKPAKDILAFASVTTGFHSPAIGDGGATTKPEKLTSYEIGFKSDLLNRALTLNLDAFWMKYKDKLESQVVNNTLQNFNAAGATVKGIEAEFAWRPLDAARISGNVTWLRASYDSFLSCDIDAARANGQTCGTTAPTEDVGGSVLKHAPRFATTLMAEYDLPLAGGRLTPRIQAHHETKSFVAAGAFNRDVPGHPGVKQQDAYTTLDVSLRYEPANKAYTAELFVNNATDKEVKYDAVEVCTQVGAPCQPNQQIWAAYYNQPRTLGARLSMKF from the coding sequence ATGAAGAGACTGACCAGGACCACTCTGGCGCTGTGCATCGCGGCGCTGGGCAACGACGCCCGGGCGCAGGCGGGCGCGCAGGCAGCAACGCCAGCGCCGGACGGGCAGGGCGGCACGATGGAGCGCATCGTCGTCACGGCCAACCGGCGCGACCAGCTGGTGCAGGATACGCCGCTGGCCGTCACCGCGTTCACGCAGGACACGCTGCAGAACAACCAGGTCAAGGACCTCGCGTCGCTGACGTCGATGGTCCCCAGCCTCGTCGTCGAGCCGCACAGCGACTCGGGCGGCGTGCACGTCTACATGCGCGGCGTGGGCTCGGCCAATCACACGGAGCTGGGCGACCCGGCTGTTGCGTTCTATGTCGACGGCATCTACCTGCCGCGGCCGCAGGGTGCGACGGCGCTGATGTACGACTTGTCGCACGTGGAGGTCGCGCGCGGTCCCCAGGGGACCCTGAACGGCCGTAACTCGACGGCGGGCGCCGTCAACCTCGTCTCGGCGGCACCCAACACGACAAAGACAATGGGGTCGTTCAGCGTGACGGCAGGCGACCGGCACCGCATCCAGGCGCAGGGGATGATCAATATCCCGTTCGGCGACAACGTGGCGCTGCGCGTGGCCGCCATCAAGGACAGCCACGACGGCTACGTGGATTTCGCGCGCGGTTCGAACGTGCCGCCCGGCGCCGACAAGTACGGCGCGCAGGACCAGGCGGGCGCCCGCGCCACGCTGCTGTGGAAGATCACGCCGAATCTGCGCGCGAACCTCATCGCCGACTATTACGAGGACAAGGGCGCCGGCAATATCTACCTCGCACAGGAACCGGCGGCGGGGCAGGACCGCTGGAGCGCCGTCATCGACACGCCCGGCACGCTGAACCAGTCGATCACGACCTACAAGACGAAGTGGAACTGGGCCGCCAACGACTGGCTGGACGTGCAGTACCTGGGCAGCTGGAGCCGACTGAAGCGCAGCAACGCCAGCGACGCGGATGCCGGCATGTTCCTGGGCTTCAAGGCGGAAAACCGCACGGAGTGGGGCCAGTTCGACAGCCATTCGAACGAGCTGCAGTTGCGCTCCGCCGGCACCGGGCCGGTGGAGTGGGTGGCCGGCCTGTTCGAATTCGGCGAGAAGAACCGCATCCGCTTCGATATCGACCGCAGCCAGATCTCCGAGGCGGCGCTGCGCCAGGATCTGGCGGCGGGCAACGTCATCTTCGTGCAGCCGACGGTGGGCGAGTATGCGTCCGCGATGTCGTTCATCCAGGGCGACCGCCAGCTGAAATCGAAAGCCGTGTTCGCGCAAGGCAGCTACAGCTTCAACGAGCAGTACAAGTTCACGGCCGGCGCCCGCTACACGAAGGATCACAAGTTCGACAAGGGCGGCCAGAACTGGGCCTGCCCGAACTGGCCGGACAATGCGCCGCGCGGCACGACGGTCCTGACCCCGAACCAGATCGCCCAGCTGGTCACGCCCGGGACGGGGTTGATCAACACGCACAATATCGGTCCGGGCGGGCAGGTGGCGGTGGCGAACTGCGGCAATACGCCCGGCGACAACACGGCCGACCTGAAATACGGCCAGGCCACGTGGCTGGGACGCGTCGAGTACAAGCCTGCGAAGGACATCCTGGCCTTCGCTTCCGTCACGACGGGCTTCCATTCGCCGGCCATCGGCGACGGCGGCGCCACGACGAAGCCGGAGAAGCTGACCAGCTACGAGATCGGTTTCAAGTCCGATCTGCTGAACCGCGCACTGACCCTCAATCTCGACGCGTTCTGGATGAAGTACAAGGACAAGCTGGAATCGCAGGTCGTCAACAACACGCTGCAGAACTTCAACGCGGCCGGCGCCACCGTCAAGGGCATCGAGGCGGAGTTCGCGTGGCGTCCGCTGGACGCGGCCCGCATCAGCGGCAACGTGACGTGGCTGCGGGCAAGCTATGACAGTTTCCTGTCGTGCGACATCGACGCGGCGCGTGCCAACGGCCAGACCTGCGGCACGACTGCGCCGACCGAGGACGTAGGCGGCTCCGTGCTGAAACACGCGCCCCGGTTCGCGACGACCTTGATGGCGGAGTACGACCTGCCGTTGGCGGGCGGGCGGCTCACGCCGCGCATCCAGGCGCACCACGAGACGAAATCGTTCGTGGCCGCCGGCGCGTTCAACCGCGACGTGCCGGGCCACCCCGGCGTCAAGCAGCAGGACGCGTACACGACGCTCGACGTCAGCCTGCGCTACGAGCCGGCCAACAAGGCCTACACGGCCGAGCTGTTCGTCAACAACGCCACTGACAAGGAGGTCAAGTACGACGCGGTGGAAGTGTGTACGCAGGTGGGGGCGCCGTGCCAGCCGAACCAGCAGATCTGGGCCGCTTACTACAACCAGCCGCGCACGCTGGGGGCGCGGTTGTCGATGAAATTCTGA
- the rimO gene encoding 30S ribosomal protein S12 methylthiotransferase RimO: MQSQPLSRLNKPAAAPGAPANISTPAPKVGFVSLGCPKALVDSEQILTQLRAEGYETAKSYEGADLVIVNTCGFIDAAVQESLDAIGEALAENGKVIVTGCLGAKKDADGSDLIQKVHPKVLAVTGPHAVAEVMASVHTHLPKPHEPFIDLLPPQGVKLTPKHYAYLKISEGCNHRCSFCIIPSMRGDLVSRPIGELMMEAENLFKAGVKELLVISQDTSAYGIDVKFRSGFWNGRPVKTHMTQLTEALGQLAAQYGAWVRLHYVYPYPHVDEIIPMMSGGHVLPYLDIPMQHAHPEVLKRMKRPASGEKNLERILKWRQMNPDLTIRSTFIAGFPGETESEFEYLLDFLKEAQIDRLGCFAYSPVEGATANDIANPVPEALREERRGRVMLLQEEISKKRLQAKVGKTVKVLIDELTPSGAIGRSAADAPEIDGVVYVKKPFEPHKKLAVGQFYDVEITRADAHDLWGAS; encoded by the coding sequence ATGCAATCCCAGCCACTCTCCCGCCTCAACAAGCCAGCCGCCGCCCCTGGCGCGCCCGCCAACATCTCCACGCCCGCCCCGAAGGTCGGTTTCGTTTCGCTCGGCTGCCCGAAGGCGCTGGTCGACTCGGAACAGATCCTGACGCAGCTGCGCGCCGAAGGCTACGAGACCGCCAAGTCGTATGAAGGCGCCGATCTCGTCATCGTCAACACGTGCGGCTTCATCGACGCGGCCGTGCAGGAATCGCTGGACGCGATCGGCGAGGCGCTGGCGGAAAACGGCAAGGTCATCGTCACCGGTTGCCTGGGCGCGAAGAAGGACGCGGACGGCAGCGACCTGATTCAGAAGGTCCACCCGAAGGTGCTGGCCGTGACGGGCCCGCACGCCGTGGCCGAAGTGATGGCGTCCGTGCACACGCACCTGCCGAAGCCGCACGAGCCGTTCATCGACCTGCTGCCGCCGCAGGGCGTCAAGCTGACGCCGAAGCACTATGCCTACCTGAAGATTTCCGAAGGCTGCAACCACCGCTGCTCGTTCTGCATCATCCCGTCGATGCGCGGCGACCTGGTGTCGCGTCCCATCGGCGAGCTGATGATGGAAGCGGAAAACCTGTTCAAGGCCGGCGTCAAGGAACTGCTGGTGATCTCGCAGGACACGTCGGCCTACGGCATCGATGTCAAATTCCGCTCCGGCTTTTGGAACGGCCGTCCTGTCAAGACGCACATGACGCAGCTGACGGAAGCGCTGGGCCAGCTGGCGGCGCAGTACGGCGCCTGGGTGCGCCTGCACTACGTCTATCCGTACCCGCACGTGGACGAGATCATCCCGATGATGAGCGGCGGCCACGTGCTGCCTTACCTGGACATCCCCATGCAGCACGCCCACCCGGAAGTGCTGAAGCGCATGAAGCGTCCCGCGTCCGGCGAGAAGAACCTGGAGCGCATCCTGAAATGGCGTCAGATGAACCCCGACCTGACGATCCGTTCCACGTTCATCGCCGGCTTCCCCGGCGAGACTGAAAGCGAGTTCGAATACCTGCTGGACTTCCTGAAGGAAGCGCAGATCGACCGCCTGGGCTGCTTTGCGTACTCGCCGGTGGAAGGCGCCACCGCCAACGACATCGCCAATCCGGTGCCGGAAGCGCTGCGCGAAGAGCGCCGCGGCCGCGTCATGCTGCTGCAGGAGGAAATCTCGAAGAAGCGCCTGCAGGCCAAGGTCGGCAAGACCGTCAAGGTGCTGATCGACGAGCTGACGCCGTCCGGCGCCATCGGCCGCTCGGCCGCGGATGCGCCGGAGATCGACGGCGTCGTGTACGTCAAGAAGCCGTTCGAGCCGCACAAGAAGCTGGCGGTCGGGCAGTTCTACGATGTCGAGATCACCCGCGCCGACGCGCATGATCTGTGGGGCGCTTCCTGA